A genomic segment from Pseudomonas sessilinigenes encodes:
- a CDS encoding KpsF/GutQ family sugar-phosphate isomerase encodes MSQTSDLIQSAQRTIRLEIQAVEGLLPHIDADFVRACEMILASKGRVVVVGMGKSGHIGNKIAATLASTGTTAFFVHPAEASHGDMGMITREDVILALSNSGSTNEIVTLLPLIKRLGIQLISITGNPDSPLAKAADVNLNVHVEQEACPLNLAPTSSTTAALVMGDALAVALLEARGFTAEDFAFSHPGGALGRRLLLKVENVMHAGEQLPQVQRGTLLRDALMEMSRKGLGMTVIVEADGRLAGVFTDGDLRRTLDRSIDIHHTTIDEVMTLHGKTARAEMLAAEALKIMEDNRINALVVVDQEDRPIGAFNLSDLLRAGVM; translated from the coding sequence ATGAGCCAAACCAGCGACCTGATTCAATCAGCACAGCGCACCATCCGCCTCGAAATACAGGCCGTAGAAGGCTTGCTGCCCCATATCGACGCAGATTTCGTGCGCGCCTGCGAGATGATTCTGGCCAGCAAAGGCCGAGTGGTAGTGGTCGGCATGGGTAAGTCCGGGCATATCGGCAACAAGATCGCCGCCACCCTGGCCAGTACGGGAACCACGGCTTTTTTTGTCCACCCGGCTGAAGCCAGCCATGGCGACATGGGCATGATTACCCGCGAAGACGTGATCCTGGCCCTCTCCAATTCCGGCTCCACCAATGAAATCGTGACCCTGTTGCCGCTGATCAAGCGCCTGGGCATCCAGTTGATCAGCATCACCGGCAACCCGGACTCACCGCTGGCCAAGGCCGCCGACGTCAATCTCAACGTGCATGTCGAGCAAGAAGCCTGCCCGCTGAACCTGGCCCCCACCTCTTCGACCACCGCCGCCCTAGTCATGGGCGACGCCCTGGCCGTGGCACTGCTGGAGGCCCGCGGCTTCACCGCCGAAGACTTCGCCTTCTCGCACCCCGGTGGCGCCCTGGGACGTCGCCTGCTGCTGAAGGTCGAGAACGTCATGCACGCCGGCGAACAACTGCCTCAGGTCCAGCGTGGCACCCTGCTTCGCGATGCCCTGATGGAGATGAGCCGCAAGGGCTTGGGCATGACCGTCATTGTCGAGGCGGACGGGCGCCTGGCCGGGGTCTTCACTGACGGCGACCTGCGCCGCACCCTGGACCGCAGCATCGATATCCACCACACCACCATAGACGAAGTCATGACCCTCCACGGCAAGACCGCACGTGCCGAGATGCTGGCGGCCGAAGCCCTGAAAATCATGGAAGACAATCGAATCAACGCACTGGTCGTCGTCGACCAGGAGGATCGCCCCATAGGCGCGTTCAACCTGTCCGACCTGTTGCGCGCAGGAGTGATGTAA
- a CDS encoding ATP-binding cassette domain-containing protein — protein MSADNAYAVELKGVSFKRGTRSIFNNVDIQIPRGKVTGIMGPSGCGKTTLLRLMGMQLRPSAGEVWVNGQNLPKLSRSDLFDARKQMGVLFQSGALFTDLDVFENVAFPLRVHTQLPDEMIRDIVLLKLQAVGLRGAIDLMPDELSGGMKRRVALARAIALDPQILMYDEPFVGQDPIAMGVLVRLIRLLNDALGITSIVVSHDLAETASIADYLYVVGDGQVLGQGTPAELMDSDNPRIRQFMKGDPDGPVPFHFPAPDYRADLLGKR, from the coding sequence ATGAGTGCCGATAACGCTTACGCGGTCGAGCTGAAGGGCGTTTCCTTCAAGCGCGGTACGCGCAGCATATTCAATAACGTGGATATCCAGATTCCGCGGGGCAAGGTCACCGGCATCATGGGACCTTCCGGCTGCGGGAAAACAACCCTGCTGCGCCTGATGGGCATGCAATTGCGGCCTAGCGCTGGTGAAGTGTGGGTCAACGGCCAGAATCTGCCGAAGCTTTCGCGCAGTGACCTGTTCGATGCTCGCAAGCAGATGGGCGTCCTGTTCCAGAGCGGTGCGCTGTTCACTGATCTGGATGTCTTCGAAAACGTAGCCTTTCCGCTGCGGGTGCATACCCAGCTGCCTGACGAAATGATTCGCGACATCGTCCTGCTCAAGCTACAGGCTGTGGGGTTGCGAGGAGCCATTGACCTGATGCCCGACGAGCTGTCGGGTGGGATGAAGCGTCGGGTCGCCTTGGCTCGCGCCATTGCCCTGGACCCGCAGATCCTCATGTACGACGAACCGTTCGTGGGCCAGGACCCTATTGCCATGGGGGTGCTGGTACGCCTGATCCGGCTGCTCAACGATGCCTTGGGTATCACCAGTATCGTGGTTTCCCATGATCTGGCCGAGACCGCAAGCATCGCCGACTACCTCTATGTAGTGGGTGATGGCCAGGTACTGGGCCAGGGAACTCCTGCCGAGCTCATGGACTCCGACAATCCGCGTATTCGTCAATTTATGAAGGGCGATCCCGACGGTCCCGTGCCGTTTCATTTTCCAGCGCCGGATTACCGCGCAGATCTTCTGGGGAAGCGCTGA
- the mlaE gene encoding lipid asymmetry maintenance ABC transporter permease subunit MlaE: MRKISLIERVRLFGRSGIDVLAVLGRSTLFLFHALLGRGSIGGGFGLLVKQLHSVGVMSLVIIVVSGIFIGMVLALQGFNILSSYGSEQAVGQMVALTLLRELGPVVTALLFAGRAGSALTAEIGNMKSTEQLSSLEMIGVDPLKYIIAPRLWAGFISLPLLAMIFCVVGIWGGSWVAVDWLGVYEGSYWANMQNSVNFSSDVLNGVIKSIVFAFVVTWIAVFQGYDCEPTSEGISRATTKTVVYASLAVLGLDFILTALMFGDF, translated from the coding sequence ATGCGCAAGATATCGCTAATCGAAAGGGTTCGTCTCTTCGGTCGCTCAGGCATCGATGTCCTGGCGGTACTGGGGCGTTCCACCCTGTTCCTGTTTCACGCGCTGCTCGGGCGCGGCAGCATCGGCGGCGGATTCGGCCTGCTGGTCAAGCAACTGCATTCAGTGGGCGTGATGTCACTGGTGATCATTGTCGTGTCCGGGATCTTCATCGGCATGGTGCTGGCACTGCAGGGATTCAATATCCTTTCCAGCTATGGTTCGGAGCAGGCGGTGGGCCAGATGGTTGCCCTGACCCTGCTGCGTGAGCTGGGGCCGGTGGTGACTGCGTTGCTGTTCGCCGGGCGAGCCGGTTCGGCGCTGACGGCCGAAATCGGCAACATGAAGTCCACCGAGCAACTCTCCAGCCTGGAGATGATCGGTGTCGATCCGCTCAAGTACATCATTGCCCCGCGCCTCTGGGCTGGCTTCATTTCCCTGCCGCTGTTGGCGATGATCTTTTGTGTCGTGGGTATCTGGGGCGGTTCGTGGGTGGCTGTCGACTGGCTGGGGGTCTATGAAGGTTCCTACTGGGCGAACATGCAGAACAGCGTGAACTTCAGCAGCGACGTGCTCAATGGTGTGATCAAGAGCATTGTCTTTGCATTTGTAGTGACCTGGATCGCCGTATTCCAAGGCTACGACTGTGAGCCCACCTCAGAGGGGATCAGCCGTGCCACTACCAAGACCGTGGTGTATGCCTCGTTGGCCGTACTCGGCTTGGACTTTATTCTGACCGCCTTGATGTTTGGAGATTTCTGA
- the mlaD gene encoding outer membrane lipid asymmetry maintenance protein MlaD: protein MQNRTLEIGVGLFLLAGILALLLLALRVSGLSPTASTDTYKLYAYFDNIAGLTVRAKVTMAGVTIGKVTAIDLDRDSFTGRVTMQLEKRVDNLPTDSTASILTAGLLGEKYIGISVGGEEALLKDGGTIHDTQSSLVLEDLIGKFLLNTVSKDAK from the coding sequence ATGCAAAACCGCACCCTGGAAATCGGTGTCGGCCTTTTCCTGCTGGCTGGCATCCTGGCTTTGCTGTTGCTTGCCCTGCGAGTCAGTGGCCTGTCTCCGACGGCTAGCACCGATACCTATAAACTTTACGCCTACTTCGACAATATCGCCGGTTTGACGGTCAGAGCCAAAGTGACCATGGCCGGCGTGACCATCGGCAAGGTCACGGCGATCGATCTGGACCGTGACAGCTTCACCGGCCGGGTGACGATGCAACTGGAAAAGCGCGTGGATAACCTGCCGACCGACTCCACTGCATCTATCCTGACTGCTGGCCTGTTGGGTGAGAAATACATCGGTATCAGCGTGGGTGGGGAAGAGGCTCTGCTCAAGGATGGTGGAACCATCCACGACACCCAGTCGTCGCTGGTGCTGGAGGACCTGATCGGTAAATTCCTGCTCAATACCGTTAGCAAAGACGCCAAATGA
- a CDS encoding MlaC/ttg2D family ABC transporter substrate-binding protein, whose amino-acid sequence MISILRRGLLVLLAALPLLANAASPTSAHDLVQDTTNRLLADLAANKEKYKQSPSDFYNALNGIVGPAVDADGISRSIMTVKYSRKATPEQMSRFQENFKRSLIQFYGNALLEYNNQGITISPPKDESGTRTSVDMQVKGNNGAIYPVSYTLEKINDEWKIRNVIINGINIGKLFRDQFADAMQRNGNNLDKTIDGWAGEVAKAKEATDNAAPKAEQ is encoded by the coding sequence ATGATTTCTATCTTGCGACGTGGCCTGTTGGTGCTGCTCGCTGCCCTGCCGTTGCTGGCAAATGCGGCGAGCCCCACGTCCGCCCATGACCTGGTGCAGGACACTACCAATCGGTTGTTGGCCGATCTGGCAGCCAATAAAGAGAAGTACAAGCAAAGCCCATCCGACTTCTATAACGCCCTGAACGGCATTGTCGGCCCGGCGGTGGATGCCGACGGGATTTCCCGCAGCATCATGACGGTGAAGTATTCGCGCAAGGCCACCCCGGAGCAGATGTCGCGCTTCCAGGAGAACTTCAAGCGCAGCCTGATCCAGTTCTATGGCAATGCGTTGCTGGAGTACAACAACCAGGGCATCACCATTTCTCCTCCCAAGGATGAAAGCGGCACCCGTACCAGCGTCGACATGCAGGTGAAAGGCAATAACGGGGCGATCTACCCGGTGTCCTACACCTTGGAGAAGATCAACGACGAATGGAAGATTCGTAACGTGATCATCAATGGCATCAATATCGGCAAGCTGTTCCGCGATCAGTTCGCCGATGCGATGCAGCGCAACGGTAACAACCTGGACAAGACCATCGACGGCTGGGCCGGCGAAGTGGCCAAGGCCAAGGAAGCCACCGATAACGCTGCGCCAAAGGCCGAGCAATGA
- a CDS encoding STAS domain-containing protein, with translation MSEAGVRLGEAGELLISGVLDYRSGPGLRKQGQALIKSSKAPALVLDCSAVQRSSSVGLALLLAFMRDAQGLGKNVSIRALPDGMKEIAEVSGVTEILAQPQ, from the coding sequence ATGAGCGAGGCGGGCGTACGTCTGGGTGAGGCTGGGGAGCTGCTGATCAGCGGCGTGCTGGACTACCGCAGTGGCCCGGGCCTGCGCAAGCAGGGCCAGGCGCTGATCAAGTCGAGCAAGGCGCCAGCCTTGGTGCTCGATTGCTCGGCGGTCCAGCGCTCCAGCAGTGTCGGCCTGGCCTTGCTGCTGGCCTTCATGCGCGATGCCCAGGGCCTGGGCAAGAATGTCAGCATTCGTGCATTGCCCGACGGCATGAAAGAGATTGCCGAGGTTTCCGGCGTTACCGAGATTCTCGCGCAACCCCAGTGA
- a CDS encoding BolA family protein: protein MQANEVKSFLEGKLPGTQVEVEGEGCNFQLNVISDELSALSPVKRQQSIYAHLNPWIANGSIHAITMKFFSRAAWAERT, encoded by the coding sequence ATGCAGGCCAACGAAGTGAAGAGCTTTCTCGAGGGAAAGCTGCCCGGAACTCAGGTAGAAGTTGAGGGCGAAGGCTGCAACTTTCAGCTGAACGTGATTAGCGACGAACTGTCGGCCTTGAGCCCGGTTAAGCGTCAGCAGAGCATCTATGCCCATTTGAACCCATGGATTGCCAATGGCAGCATCCACGCGATCACCATGAAATTTTTCAGCCGCGCGGCCTGGGCCGAGCGCACCTGA
- the murA gene encoding UDP-N-acetylglucosamine 1-carboxyvinyltransferase, translating into MDKLIITGGARLDGEIRISGAKNSALPILAATLLCDGPVTVANLPHLHDITTMIELFGRMGIEPVIDEKLSVEIDPRSIKTLVAPYELVKTMRASILVLGPMVARFGEAEVALPGGCAIGSRPVDLHIRGLEAMGAQIDVEGGYIKAKAPEGGLRGANFFFDTVSVTGTENIMMAAALAKGRSVLQNAAREPEVVDLANFLIAMGAKITGAGTDTITIDGVERLHSAIYKVMPDRIETGTYLVAAAVTGGRVKVKDTDPTILEAVLEKLKEAGAEITTGSDWIELDMHGKRPKAVNVRTAPYPAFPTDMQAQFISLNAIAEGTGAVIETIFENRFMHVYELHRMGAKIQVEGNTAIVTGAEILKGAPVMATDLRASASLVISALMAEGDTLIDRIYHIDRGYECIEEKLQMLGAKIRRVPG; encoded by the coding sequence ATGGATAAATTGATTATTACCGGCGGCGCTCGCCTTGATGGCGAGATCCGCATTTCCGGGGCCAAGAACTCCGCGCTGCCTATCCTGGCGGCAACCCTGCTGTGCGATGGCCCGGTTACCGTGGCCAACCTGCCGCACCTGCACGACATCACCACCATGATCGAGCTGTTCGGTCGCATGGGCATCGAGCCTGTGATCGACGAGAAGCTCAGCGTCGAGATCGACCCGCGCAGCATCAAGACCCTGGTGGCGCCTTACGAGCTGGTCAAGACCATGCGCGCCTCGATCCTGGTGCTGGGCCCTATGGTCGCGCGCTTCGGTGAAGCCGAAGTGGCGCTGCCAGGCGGTTGCGCCATTGGTTCGCGTCCAGTGGACCTGCACATCCGCGGCCTGGAGGCCATGGGCGCGCAGATCGATGTCGAAGGTGGCTACATCAAGGCCAAGGCGCCAGAAGGCGGCCTGCGCGGCGCTAACTTCTTCTTCGATACCGTGAGCGTGACCGGTACCGAGAACATCATGATGGCGGCTGCCCTGGCCAAGGGCCGCAGCGTACTGCAGAACGCCGCTCGCGAACCTGAAGTGGTGGACCTGGCGAACTTCCTGATCGCCATGGGCGCGAAGATTACCGGCGCCGGCACCGACACCATCACCATCGATGGCGTCGAGCGTCTGCACTCGGCTATCTACAAAGTCATGCCCGACCGTATCGAGACCGGTACCTACCTGGTAGCTGCCGCTGTCACCGGTGGCCGGGTCAAGGTCAAGGACACCGATCCGACCATCCTTGAGGCCGTTCTGGAAAAACTCAAGGAAGCCGGGGCCGAGATCACCACCGGTAGCGACTGGATCGAGCTGGACATGCACGGCAAGCGCCCCAAGGCGGTCAACGTGCGTACCGCTCCATACCCGGCGTTCCCGACCGACATGCAGGCGCAGTTCATTTCCCTGAACGCGATTGCCGAAGGCACTGGCGCTGTGATCGAGACCATCTTCGAAAACCGCTTCATGCACGTGTACGAGTTGCACCGCATGGGCGCCAAGATCCAGGTCGAAGGCAACACGGCCATCGTCACCGGCGCTGAAATCCTCAAGGGTGCGCCCGTGATGGCGACCGACCTGCGGGCTTCGGCCAGCCTGGTGATCTCGGCCCTGATGGCCGAAGGCGACACCCTGATCGATCGCATCTACCACATCGACCGTGGCTACGAGTGCATCGAAGAGAAACTGCAGATGCTGGGCGCGAAGATTCGCCGCGTACCGGGCTAA
- the hisG gene encoding ATP phosphoribosyltransferase — MLTIALSKGRILDDTLPLLAEAGIVPTENPDKSRKLIIPTTQEDVRLLIVRATDVPTYVEHGAADLGVAGKDVLMEYGSQGLYEPLDLQIAKCKLMTAGAIGAEEPKGRLRVATKFVNVAKRYYAEQGRQVDIIKLYGSMELAPLIGLADKIIDVVDTGNTLRANGLEPQEMIATISSRLVVNKASMKMQHARIQTLIDTLRKAVESRHRG, encoded by the coding sequence ATGTTGACCATCGCACTGTCCAAGGGCCGTATCCTCGACGACACGCTGCCGCTTCTGGCTGAAGCGGGCATCGTGCCAACCGAGAATCCGGACAAGAGCCGCAAACTGATCATTCCCACGACCCAGGAAGATGTACGCCTGTTGATCGTGCGGGCCACTGATGTGCCGACCTACGTCGAGCATGGCGCTGCCGACCTCGGCGTGGCTGGCAAGGACGTCCTGATGGAGTACGGCAGCCAGGGCCTTTACGAGCCGCTGGATCTGCAGATCGCCAAGTGCAAGCTGATGACCGCCGGTGCCATCGGCGCCGAGGAGCCCAAGGGCCGCCTGCGGGTCGCCACCAAGTTCGTCAACGTGGCCAAGCGTTACTACGCAGAACAAGGCCGGCAAGTGGACATCATCAAGCTCTACGGTTCCATGGAGCTGGCCCCGCTGATCGGCCTGGCGGACAAGATCATTGACGTGGTCGATACCGGCAACACCCTGCGGGCCAACGGCCTGGAACCCCAGGAAATGATCGCCACCATCAGCTCCCGCCTGGTGGTCAACAAAGCATCCATGAAGATGCAGCACGCGCGTATCCAAACGCTGATCGATACCCTGCGCAAGGCAGTGGAATCGCGACACCGCGGCTGA
- the hisD gene encoding histidinol dehydrogenase, translated as MTAPTAIRRLNAADADFARHLDHLLSWESVSDDAVNQRVLDIIKAVRERGDAALVEFTQRFDGVEAKVIDDLILDRARLELALTRITPVQREALEKAANRVRVYHERQKQDSWQYTEADGTVLGQKVTPLDRAGLYVPGGKASYPSSVLMNAIPAKVAGVSEVVMVVPTPRGEVNELVLAAACIAGVDRVFTVGGAQAVAALAYGTESVPQVDKIVGPGNIYVATAKRHVFGQVGIDMIAGPSEILVVCDGQTDPDWIAMDLFSQAEHDEDAQAILVSPDAEFLDRVAASIAKLLPTMERAEIINTSINGRGALIQVRDMQQAIEVANRIAPEHLELSVADPQAWLGQIRHAGAIFMGRHTSEALGDYCAGPNHVLPTSGTARFSSPLGVYDFQKRSSIIFCSEQGASELGRTASVLARGESLTAHARSAEYRIVDDQDQGQ; from the coding sequence ATGACCGCTCCCACTGCAATTCGCCGACTCAACGCTGCCGATGCGGATTTCGCCCGACATCTGGATCATCTGCTGAGCTGGGAAAGCGTGTCCGACGACGCGGTCAACCAGCGTGTGCTCGATATCATCAAGGCCGTACGCGAGCGCGGTGACGCGGCGCTGGTGGAGTTCACCCAGCGCTTCGATGGCGTCGAGGCCAAGGTCATCGATGACCTGATTCTCGATCGTGCCCGCCTGGAGCTGGCCCTGACCCGCATCACCCCGGTACAGCGCGAGGCCCTGGAAAAGGCCGCCAATCGCGTGCGTGTCTATCACGAGCGCCAGAAGCAGGACTCCTGGCAGTACACCGAGGCCGATGGCACCGTGCTTGGCCAGAAGGTCACGCCCCTGGACCGCGCCGGCTTGTACGTGCCAGGCGGCAAGGCGTCGTATCCGTCCTCGGTGCTGATGAACGCGATCCCGGCGAAAGTCGCCGGTGTCTCCGAGGTGGTGATGGTGGTGCCGACTCCTCGTGGCGAGGTCAACGAGCTGGTGCTGGCCGCTGCTTGCATTGCTGGGGTCGACCGGGTCTTCACCGTTGGTGGTGCGCAGGCTGTCGCCGCGCTGGCCTATGGCACCGAGAGCGTGCCCCAGGTGGACAAGATCGTCGGCCCGGGCAACATCTATGTGGCCACCGCCAAGCGTCATGTATTCGGCCAGGTCGGTATCGACATGATCGCCGGTCCCTCGGAGATCCTCGTGGTGTGCGACGGCCAGACCGATCCGGACTGGATCGCCATGGACCTGTTTTCCCAAGCCGAGCACGACGAAGATGCCCAGGCGATCCTGGTCAGCCCGGATGCCGAGTTCCTCGATCGGGTAGCTGCAAGCATCGCCAAGCTGCTGCCGACCATGGAGCGCGCCGAGATCATCAACACCTCGATCAATGGCCGGGGCGCACTGATCCAGGTCCGCGACATGCAGCAAGCCATCGAAGTGGCCAACCGCATCGCTCCCGAGCACCTGGAGTTGTCGGTGGCCGACCCGCAAGCCTGGCTGGGGCAGATCCGCCACGCCGGGGCGATCTTCATGGGGCGCCACACTTCGGAAGCCTTGGGCGACTACTGCGCCGGCCCGAACCACGTGCTGCCGACTTCCGGCACTGCGCGTTTTTCCTCGCCGTTGGGGGTGTATGACTTCCAGAAGCGCTCGTCGATCATCTTCTGTTCCGAGCAGGGCGCATCCGAACTGGGCCGCACGGCCTCGGTACTGGCCCGTGGCGAGTCGCTGACCGCCCACGCCCGCAGCGCCGAATACCGCATCGTCGACGACCAAGATCAGGGGCAATGA
- the hisC gene encoding histidinol-phosphate transaminase — MSKFWSPFVKNLVPYVPGEQPKLTKLVKLNTNENPYGPSPKALAAMQAELNDNLRLYPDPNSDLLKQAVASYYGVPANQVFLGNGSDEVLAHIFHGLLQQDLPLLFPDISYSFYPVYCGLYGIDFEAVPLDEQFQIRVADYAKPNGGIIFPNPNAPTGCLLALAAVEQILKASPDSVVVVDEAYIDFGGQTAISLVDRYPNLLVTQTLSKSRSLAGLRVGLAVGHPDLIEALERVKNSFNSYPLDRLAIVGAAAAFEDREYFQKTCQQVIESREWLVAQLQAKGFEVLPSAANFIFARHPQHDAAGLAAKLREQGVIVRHFKQQRIAQFLRISIGTPEQNQALVDGLGQL; from the coding sequence ATGAGCAAATTCTGGAGTCCGTTCGTCAAGAACCTGGTGCCCTACGTGCCGGGCGAACAACCCAAGCTGACCAAGCTGGTCAAGCTCAACACCAACGAAAACCCCTATGGTCCGTCGCCCAAGGCCCTGGCCGCGATGCAGGCCGAGCTCAATGACAACCTGCGACTGTACCCCGATCCCAACAGCGACCTGCTCAAGCAGGCGGTGGCCAGCTACTACGGGGTGCCGGCCAACCAGGTGTTCCTCGGCAACGGCTCCGACGAAGTCCTGGCGCATATCTTCCATGGCTTGCTGCAACAGGACCTGCCGCTGCTATTCCCGGATATCAGCTACAGCTTCTATCCGGTGTATTGCGGCCTGTATGGCATCGATTTCGAAGCGGTGCCGCTGGACGAGCAGTTCCAGATCCGCGTGGCCGACTACGCCAAGCCCAATGGCGGCATCATTTTCCCCAACCCGAACGCGCCGACTGGCTGCCTGCTGGCCCTGGCGGCGGTGGAGCAAATCCTCAAGGCCAGCCCCGATTCGGTGGTGGTCGTGGATGAGGCCTACATCGACTTCGGCGGCCAGACGGCCATCAGCCTGGTGGACCGCTACCCGAACCTGCTGGTGACCCAGACCCTGTCCAAGTCCCGTTCCCTGGCGGGGTTGCGGGTGGGCCTGGCGGTAGGGCATCCGGACCTAATCGAGGCCCTGGAGCGGGTCAAGAACAGCTTCAACTCCTACCCCCTGGATCGCCTGGCGATCGTCGGTGCGGCCGCGGCCTTCGAGGACCGCGAATACTTCCAGAAGACGTGCCAGCAGGTAATTGAAAGTCGCGAATGGCTGGTGGCGCAGTTGCAGGCCAAGGGCTTCGAGGTGTTGCCTTCGGCGGCCAACTTCATCTTTGCCCGCCACCCGCAACACGATGCCGCGGGCCTGGCCGCCAAGCTGCGGGAGCAAGGCGTGATCGTGCGTCACTTCAAGCAGCAGCGGATCGCCCAGTTCCTGCGGATCAGCATCGGCACGCCGGAGCAGAACCAGGCCCTGGTCGACGGATTGGGGCAACTCTAA
- a CDS encoding DUF4198 domain-containing protein, with protein sequence MQPLQTIALLGLLGTLGATQAVAHGLWTEQRRGNIEVVYGHGAEDDAFKPSKISGAWAYDSQGRMIPVTVQRLADHARLQPLKHPAVMAVALDNGPWSQTADKQWVNQGRSQVPGAIASTHTFKYSLAIYQPGAKLPNLEQLKLVILPETDPLLVGPGKSLPVRVLLDGRPAAGVKLVGDYRNAPNTLSTETDAQGRAQVLVRNEGLNVIAAQVEVPLKDNPDAASRGLFSSLTFLGEPHHE encoded by the coding sequence ATGCAACCTTTGCAAACCATTGCCCTGCTGGGCCTGCTCGGCACTCTGGGGGCCACCCAGGCCGTGGCCCATGGCCTGTGGACCGAACAGCGACGCGGCAACATCGAGGTGGTGTACGGCCACGGCGCCGAGGACGATGCCTTCAAGCCGAGCAAGATCAGCGGCGCCTGGGCCTATGACAGCCAGGGACGGATGATCCCGGTGACGGTGCAGCGCCTTGCCGATCACGCCCGGCTGCAACCGCTCAAGCACCCGGCCGTAATGGCCGTGGCCCTGGACAACGGGCCCTGGTCGCAAACCGCCGACAAACAGTGGGTCAACCAGGGGCGCAGCCAGGTGCCTGGTGCCATCGCCTCGACCCATACCTTCAAGTACAGCCTGGCGATCTATCAGCCTGGAGCGAAGCTGCCCAACCTCGAGCAGCTCAAGCTGGTGATCCTGCCCGAGACCGACCCGCTCCTTGTGGGGCCCGGCAAGAGCCTGCCAGTACGAGTCCTGCTCGACGGCCGACCTGCTGCGGGAGTGAAGCTGGTGGGGGATTACCGCAATGCACCCAATACCCTGAGCACCGAGACCGATGCCCAGGGTCGCGCCCAGGTGTTGGTGCGCAACGAGGGCTTGAATGTGATCGCCGCGCAGGTCGAGGTGCCCCTCAAGGACAACCCCGACGCTGCCTCCCGTGGCCTGTTCAGCTCCCTGACCTTCCTGGGAGAACCGCACCACGAATAA